The following coding sequences are from one Pseudodesulfovibrio sp. S3 window:
- a CDS encoding methyl-accepting chemotaxis protein yields MGWKDCKLYLKFAMGFGSILLLLVGLALWAIIGIEGIVSNADEVIAGNKLRGNFTQKVVDHLKWAEKVNELLTNSQVHELHVETDPHKCAFGKWYYSDARTSAEKLVPSIKPMMAEIEAYHNALHHSAIEIVEKYAPADVALGSFLRDKKLDHLKWLGVIKDKLLDPYAATTGVESDAHKCQLGLWLYSEDTKRQMEADPEFAALLQKLYEPHESLHESVTEIDRLLQAGNRDEAREWFKDVTTDLAGETLIAIDSVLALNDARLEGFDQARDIYAHKTVPALERVQGFLNKSNELISSNIMTDQAMLAAADQTGAGVMIFSGVAILVGIILAWIIARGIIGPLHKGMDFAQTVSTGDLTASVDLDQNDEVGQLAASLSTMADRLNGVVADVNSATDSVSAGSEELSASAQSLSQSVVEQAAALEQISASIEELSAGVRSNAHSAKETESIATKAAEGAKNSGSAMDEAMDALKSIAERITVIQEIARQTNLLALNAAIEAARAGEHGKGFAVVASEVRQLAERSGKAAEEIGGLSESSMGVADRAGTMLAELVPQIGRTAELVQEIASSSVEQDKSVNEISAAMTQLDSVVQGNASASEEMAATSEELSSQAQMLAQAMTFFKVGSNGSGSSKRRTAVVASRPAMRSLPAAPQRVHKTPAAGLEMNMDDELESF; encoded by the coding sequence ATGGGATGGAAGGACTGTAAACTCTATTTGAAATTTGCCATGGGTTTCGGCTCGATACTATTGCTTTTGGTGGGCCTTGCCCTGTGGGCCATCATCGGCATTGAGGGCATTGTCTCCAATGCCGATGAAGTCATTGCCGGCAACAAGTTGCGCGGCAACTTCACCCAGAAAGTGGTGGACCACCTCAAATGGGCTGAGAAGGTCAATGAGCTGCTGACCAATTCCCAGGTGCATGAGTTGCATGTTGAGACTGATCCGCACAAGTGCGCCTTTGGCAAGTGGTATTACAGCGATGCCAGGACCAGTGCCGAGAAGTTGGTGCCATCCATAAAACCCATGATGGCCGAGATCGAGGCGTACCATAACGCCCTGCATCATTCTGCCATTGAGATCGTCGAGAAGTATGCCCCGGCCGATGTGGCGCTCGGCTCCTTTTTACGCGACAAGAAACTCGACCACCTCAAGTGGTTGGGTGTCATCAAGGATAAGCTCCTCGATCCCTATGCTGCGACCACGGGGGTGGAGTCCGATGCTCACAAATGCCAGTTGGGCCTCTGGCTCTATTCCGAGGATACAAAGAGGCAAATGGAGGCCGATCCGGAATTTGCTGCCTTGCTCCAGAAGCTGTACGAGCCGCATGAGTCTTTGCATGAATCCGTCACGGAGATAGACCGACTGCTTCAGGCCGGCAACCGTGATGAAGCCAGGGAATGGTTCAAGGACGTTACCACTGATTTGGCCGGAGAAACCCTGATTGCCATCGACAGTGTCCTGGCGCTCAACGACGCACGCCTGGAGGGTTTTGACCAGGCCAGGGATATCTATGCTCATAAAACCGTGCCTGCCCTTGAACGGGTTCAGGGTTTTCTCAACAAAAGCAATGAGCTTATTTCCAGCAATATCATGACCGACCAGGCGATGCTTGCGGCGGCGGACCAAACCGGAGCCGGTGTGATGATTTTTAGCGGAGTGGCGATCCTCGTCGGAATTATCCTGGCCTGGATCATTGCCCGTGGCATCATAGGTCCGCTCCACAAGGGGATGGATTTCGCTCAGACCGTTTCCACCGGGGATCTCACGGCCTCCGTCGATCTGGATCAGAATGACGAAGTGGGCCAGCTTGCCGCCTCGCTGAGCACCATGGCTGACAGGCTCAACGGCGTAGTTGCCGATGTCAATTCCGCCACGGACAGTGTGTCGGCGGGCAGCGAGGAATTGTCGGCATCGGCCCAGTCGTTGTCCCAGTCAGTGGTGGAGCAGGCAGCCGCCCTTGAACAGATTTCCGCTTCCATCGAGGAACTGAGTGCCGGGGTTCGCAGCAATGCCCATAGTGCCAAGGAGACCGAATCCATAGCGACCAAGGCGGCTGAAGGGGCCAAGAACAGCGGTTCGGCGATGGACGAGGCCATGGACGCCCTCAAGTCCATTGCGGAACGCATCACCGTCATTCAGGAAATTGCCCGCCAGACCAACCTGTTGGCCCTGAATGCGGCCATTGAAGCGGCCCGGGCAGGAGAACATGGCAAGGGGTTTGCCGTGGTCGCCTCCGAGGTCCGCCAACTGGCGGAGCGCAGCGGCAAGGCCGCCGAGGAGATAGGCGGCCTTTCCGAGTCATCCATGGGTGTGGCCGACAGGGCCGGCACCATGCTGGCGGAACTGGTCCCCCAGATCGGTCGTACAGCGGAGCTGGTGCAGGAGATCGCTTCCAGTTCCGTGGAGCAGGATAAGAGCGTCAATGAGATCAGCGCTGCCATGACACAACTGGACTCCGTGGTGCAGGGCAATGCTTCGGCTTCCGAAGAGATGGCCGCCACCTCTGAAGAGTTGTCCTCTCAGGCCCAGATGTTGGCCCAGGCAATGACCTTCTTCAAGGTGGGCTCCAACGGTAGCGGATCGTCAAAGCGCCGGACCGCTGTTGTGGCCAGCCGCCCCGCCATGCGTTCCCTTCCTGCTGCTCCGCAGCGTGTGCACAAGACTCCGGCAGCAGGCCTTGAAATGAACATGGACGACGAACTCGAAAGCTTTTAG
- a CDS encoding ArsA-related P-loop ATPase, with amino-acid sequence MKIAFAGKGGVGKTSLCAWVGDWLARNGRNVWLVDADTALSLGQASGLSPDLLPRPLIQRGDLVRERIHAGGFLNLNPDVGDLPEELAVDLPLGGPVADGVTPGRKRLLVMGAVTNAGGGCACDANALLKALLAHVVMDRDEWVLVDLEAGVEHLGRGTVAHVDGLVVVSEPSMRSLQTGAEVGRMALDLGLGNQALVLNRHSGGELPVLDGLPEWTLSIPPLAGLAERQMTDASVLDLPERDLLDRLVTTLLSRLGF; translated from the coding sequence ATGAAGATAGCGTTTGCAGGTAAGGGTGGTGTCGGGAAGACGTCCTTGTGTGCCTGGGTGGGTGACTGGCTGGCCCGCAACGGCAGGAATGTCTGGCTGGTGGATGCGGACACGGCGTTGTCGCTGGGACAGGCGTCCGGGTTGTCCCCTGACCTGTTGCCAAGGCCGCTCATCCAGCGCGGGGATCTGGTGCGCGAACGCATCCATGCGGGCGGTTTTCTGAATCTCAATCCCGATGTGGGCGATCTGCCCGAGGAGCTGGCCGTGGACCTGCCGCTCGGCGGGCCGGTTGCGGACGGGGTGACGCCTGGCCGCAAGAGGCTGCTGGTCATGGGCGCGGTCACCAATGCGGGCGGCGGGTGCGCCTGTGACGCCAACGCGCTTTTGAAGGCATTGCTGGCCCATGTGGTCATGGACCGGGATGAATGGGTGCTGGTGGATCTGGAGGCGGGCGTGGAGCATCTCGGTCGCGGTACCGTGGCCCATGTGGACGGGCTGGTGGTGGTCTCGGAGCCGAGCATGCGCAGCCTGCAGACCGGGGCCGAGGTAGGCCGCATGGCCCTGGATCTGGGGCTTGGCAATCAGGCCCTTGTCCTCAATAGGCACTCCGGCGGCGAACTGCCCGTGTTGGACGGATTGCCGGAATGGACGCTGTCCATTCCGCCACTGGCAGGATTGGCCGAGCGCCAGATGACGGATGCGTCCGTGCTGGACCTGCCCGAGCGAGACCTGTTGGACCGGTTGGTGACAACCCTGCTCTCCCGGCTTGGTTTTTAG
- the cooS gene encoding anaerobic carbon-monoxide dehydrogenase catalytic subunit, translating to MAKEPRPIEELTIWDDAKAMLRKARAEGIETVYDRLDRQTPHCKMCELGTSCRNCTMGPCRVTEKKPLGVCGADVDVIVARNFGRFVTGGAAAHSDHGRDLIEVLEAIVEGETSDYKITEEGKLRTVAGEIGIETDGRSTMDVARDVMEMLFANFGSRRKEVSFLARVPQVRKDKWAKLGMTPRGVDREIAEMMHRTHMGCDNDAPNTLIHAARMALGDGWGGSMIGTELSDIIFGTPTPKMSRANLGVIKKDQVNLLVHGHSPVVSEMILAAARDPELVARARALGATGINVAGLCCTGNELLMRQGIPMAGNHLMTELAIITGAVEAIVVDYQCIMPSLVQISGCYHTKFIDTANKARFTGAIHMDFTPHTARAQAREIVSIAVEAFAQRDPGRVEIPCEPIDIMTGFSNEAVIAALGGSLDPLVQAIASGDIRGAVGIVGCNNPKIKHDSMNVKLAEELIRKDILVLVTGCVTTAVGKAGLLVPDAIEKAGPGLKKVCGSLGIPPVLHYGSCVDNARILQLCAALANALNVDISDLPVGASSPEWYSEKAAAIGLYAVASGIYTHLGHPPNILGSKTVTNLAVSGLEDLVGATFFIEGDMVKAANMFDERIKTKRKALGLSE from the coding sequence ATGGCAAAGGAACCAAGACCCATTGAAGAACTGACCATTTGGGACGACGCCAAGGCCATGCTGAGAAAGGCCCGCGCCGAAGGCATTGAGACCGTGTACGATCGTCTGGACCGGCAGACTCCCCATTGCAAGATGTGCGAATTGGGCACTTCCTGCCGCAACTGTACCATGGGGCCGTGCCGCGTGACCGAGAAAAAACCGCTCGGCGTGTGCGGTGCGGATGTGGATGTCATTGTGGCGCGCAATTTCGGTCGGTTCGTGACCGGTGGCGCTGCCGCACATTCCGACCACGGACGCGATCTGATCGAAGTGCTGGAGGCCATTGTCGAAGGCGAGACCTCGGACTACAAGATTACCGAAGAAGGCAAGCTCCGCACCGTGGCCGGGGAGATCGGGATCGAGACCGACGGCCGTTCGACCATGGATGTGGCCAGGGACGTCATGGAAATGCTTTTCGCCAACTTCGGCTCGCGCAGGAAGGAGGTTTCCTTCCTGGCCCGCGTACCGCAGGTCCGAAAGGACAAATGGGCCAAGCTGGGCATGACTCCGCGCGGCGTGGACCGGGAGATCGCCGAGATGATGCACCGCACCCACATGGGCTGCGACAACGATGCGCCCAACACCTTGATTCACGCGGCCCGCATGGCCCTGGGTGACGGCTGGGGCGGCTCCATGATCGGCACCGAGTTGTCCGATATCATCTTCGGCACCCCCACGCCCAAGATGTCCAGGGCCAACCTCGGCGTCATCAAAAAGGATCAGGTCAACCTTTTGGTGCACGGCCATAGTCCCGTGGTTTCCGAAATGATCCTGGCCGCAGCCCGCGACCCGGAACTGGTCGCCCGCGCCAGGGCGCTGGGTGCGACCGGCATCAACGTGGCCGGATTGTGCTGTACCGGCAACGAGTTGCTCATGCGTCAGGGCATCCCCATGGCGGGCAACCATCTCATGACCGAGTTGGCCATAATTACCGGGGCTGTTGAGGCCATTGTGGTCGACTACCAGTGCATCATGCCCAGCCTCGTGCAGATATCGGGCTGCTACCACACCAAATTCATCGACACGGCCAACAAGGCACGGTTCACCGGAGCTATCCATATGGACTTCACGCCGCACACGGCCCGGGCCCAGGCCAGGGAGATCGTGTCCATCGCCGTGGAAGCCTTTGCCCAGCGCGATCCCGGCCGCGTGGAAATTCCGTGCGAACCCATCGACATCATGACCGGCTTCTCCAACGAGGCTGTCATCGCTGCCCTCGGCGGCTCCCTTGATCCGTTGGTCCAGGCCATCGCCAGCGGCGATATCCGGGGCGCGGTAGGCATCGTGGGCTGCAACAACCCCAAGATAAAGCACGACTCCATGAACGTGAAGCTCGCCGAAGAGCTGATCAGGAAGGATATCCTCGTCCTGGTCACCGGCTGTGTGACCACAGCTGTAGGCAAGGCCGGATTGCTCGTGCCGGATGCCATTGAAAAGGCCGGTCCCGGTCTCAAGAAGGTCTGCGGCTCATTGGGTATCCCACCGGTCCTGCACTACGGCTCCTGTGTGGACAACGCCCGCATCCTGCAATTGTGCGCGGCCCTGGCCAACGCCCTGAACGTGGACATCTCCGACCTGCCCGTGGGTGCATCCTCGCCCGAATGGTATTCGGAAAAGGCCGCAGCCATCGGCCTCTATGCCGTGGCCTCGGGCATCTACACCCACCTCGGACACCCGCCGAACATCCTTGGTTCCAAGACCGTCACCAACCTCGCTGTCTCCGGACTCGAAGACCTGGTCGGCGCAACCTTCTTCATCGAAGGCGACATGGTCAAGGCGGCCAACATGTTCGACGAACGCATCAAAACCAAACGCAAGGCCCTGGGCCTGAGCGAATAG